One stretch of Thermococcus sp. 21S9 DNA includes these proteins:
- a CDS encoding uL15m family ribosomal protein, translating to MIRRRKKVRKFRGSHTHGWGCKKKHRGGGSKGGRGMAGTGKRKDQKFTWTIKYAPDRLGKRGFHRPKAVQYVPKVINLSDIDENFELFKDMGIIYEEEGKLVFDATQLGVDKVLGTGKLTRAIVVKAYYVTPKAEEKIKAAGGEVILA from the coding sequence ATGATTAGGAGGAGGAAGAAGGTTAGGAAGTTCCGCGGAAGTCACACTCACGGATGGGGGTGCAAGAAGAAGCACAGAGGAGGAGGAAGCAAGGGCGGTCGTGGTATGGCCGGTACCGGTAAGAGGAAGGACCAGAAGTTCACCTGGACCATCAAGTACGCCCCCGACCGCCTCGGCAAGCGCGGATTCCACAGGCCCAAGGCCGTTCAGTACGTCCCCAAGGTCATCAACCTGAGCGACATCGACGAGAACTTCGAGCTCTTCAAGGACATGGGCATCATCTACGAGGAGGAAGGAAAGCTCGTCTTCGACGCCACCCAGCTCGGCGTTGACAAGGTTCTCGGTACAGGAAAGCTCACCCGCGCCATCGTTGTCAAGGCCTACTACGTTACCCCCAAGGCCGAGGAGAAGATTAAGGCCGCTGGTGGCGAGGTCATCCTCGCCTGA
- a CDS encoding 30S ribosomal protein S4e, with amino-acid sequence MARKGPKRHLKRLAAPTAWYIHRKAYKWAVRPSPGPHSMKTSIPLLYIVRDYLGYAKTAREARKILNEGKILVDGRVRKDYKFPVGIMDVVSIPETGEHYRVLPNRIGKLILHPISEEEAKLKPFRIDNKRMVKGAKVQLNLHDGTNHLVGLAEKDAYKTSYTVIMKVPERQIVKILPFEVGAYVFVTQGKNVARKGKIVEVRHFPMGWPDVVTIEDENGELFDTLKEYAFVVGKDKPEISLP; translated from the coding sequence ATGGCGAGAAAGGGTCCGAAGAGGCACCTTAAGAGACTTGCCGCCCCGACCGCTTGGTACATCCACAGGAAGGCCTACAAGTGGGCCGTTCGCCCGAGCCCGGGTCCGCACAGCATGAAGACTTCCATACCGCTCCTTTACATAGTCAGGGATTACCTCGGCTACGCCAAGACCGCTCGTGAGGCCAGGAAGATACTCAACGAGGGCAAGATACTCGTTGACGGTAGGGTTAGGAAGGACTACAAGTTCCCCGTTGGAATCATGGACGTTGTCTCGATTCCGGAAACCGGGGAGCACTACAGGGTTCTGCCCAACAGGATTGGCAAGCTCATCCTCCACCCGATAAGCGAGGAAGAGGCAAAGCTCAAGCCCTTCAGGATTGACAACAAGAGGATGGTCAAGGGCGCGAAGGTCCAGCTCAACCTCCACGACGGAACCAACCACCTCGTTGGCCTTGCCGAGAAAGATGCTTACAAGACCTCATACACCGTCATCATGAAGGTTCCGGAGAGGCAGATAGTCAAGATACTGCCCTTCGAGGTCGGTGCCTACGTCTTCGTTACCCAGGGTAAGAACGTCGCGAGGAAGGGTAAGATAGTCGAGGTCAGGCACTTCCCAATGGGCTGGCCCGACGTCGTCACCATCGAGGACGAGAACGGCGAGCTCTTTGACACCCTGAAGGAGTACGCCTTCGTCGTTGGTAAGGACAAGCCGGAGATTTCCCTTCCGTGA
- a CDS encoding 50S ribosomal protein L14, which produces MAKKGAGATRGISPVRPTRALPIGAYLKVADNSGAKVIQIIGVVGYKGTRRRLASAGVGDMVVATVKKGRPDIRHQVVRAVVVRQRKEYRRLDGMRVKFEDNAAAIVTPEGVPRGTEIRGAIAREAAERWVRLGSIASIVL; this is translated from the coding sequence ATGGCCAAGAAGGGTGCCGGTGCGACGAGGGGAATCAGCCCCGTTAGGCCCACCCGCGCGCTCCCGATTGGGGCCTACCTCAAGGTCGCCGACAACAGCGGTGCCAAGGTCATCCAGATAATCGGCGTCGTCGGCTACAAGGGAACCAGGAGGAGGCTTGCCAGCGCTGGAGTCGGTGACATGGTCGTTGCGACCGTCAAGAAGGGAAGGCCCGACATAAGGCACCAGGTCGTCAGGGCTGTCGTCGTCAGGCAGAGGAAGGAGTACAGAAGGCTCGACGGCATGCGCGTCAAGTTCGAGGACAACGCGGCCGCGATAGTTACCCCCGAAGGCGTCCCGAGGGGAACCGAAATCAGGGGTGCCATAGCCAGAGAGGCCGCCGAGAGGTGGGTCAGGCTCGGTAGCATAGCGAGCATAGTGCTGTGA
- a CDS encoding 50S ribosomal protein L30 has translation MAKLALIRLRSGIRARGEVRDTLAMLRLHRINHLVIVDDNPSYRGMIQKVKDYITWGEIDKETLVKLLRKRGRLVGNKPITDEYVQEKLGMTIEEFADKVINGEMKLRDLPNIKPVFRLHPPRGGLKGSKKRTFKEGGALGYRGEKINELIERML, from the coding sequence ATGGCAAAGCTCGCACTCATAAGGCTTAGGAGCGGGATTAGGGCGAGGGGAGAGGTGAGGGACACCCTCGCCATGCTTCGCCTTCACAGGATTAACCACCTCGTCATAGTCGACGACAACCCGAGCTACCGTGGAATGATACAGAAGGTCAAGGACTACATCACCTGGGGCGAAATAGACAAGGAGACCCTCGTCAAGCTCCTCAGAAAGAGGGGCAGGCTCGTCGGCAACAAGCCGATAACCGACGAGTACGTCCAGGAGAAGCTTGGAATGACCATCGAGGAGTTCGCCGATAAGGTCATCAACGGCGAGATGAAGCTCAGGGATTTACCCAACATCAAGCCCGTCTTCAGGCTCCACCCGCCGAGGGGAGGACTGAAGGGAAGCAAGAAGCGCACCTTCAAGGAAGGCGGGGCTTTAGGTTACAGGGGCGAGAAGATTAACGAGCTCATTGAGAGAATGCTCTGA
- the secY gene encoding preprotein translocase subunit SecY, translating into MGKVRDIVYAIERYFPEVERPKRHVPLKEKFMWTGIVLLLYFILAEIPLYGIPPKVQDYFATLRFVLAGRSGSLLTLGIGPIVTASIIMQLLVGSEIVKLDLSNPEDRRFYQAAQKLFSVFMSFFEAAIYVFAGAFGKVSTGIGAFQTVTSPDGFVYIGLGLALLIVLQLGFASTMLILLDELVSKWGIGSGISLFIAAGVSQTVIYKALAPIPSKEYIDPLTGQPAIVGAIPAFIQHLLKGDITGALYRGGTLPDMVKLMGTIVVFLIVVYLESMRVEIPLSYGRVTVRGRYPIRFMYVSNIPIILTMALYANIQLWARLLNNYGITWLGTFGENGYPTSGFVTYLYPPRDIFHVIADPWRAFVYAIMTIFWSLIFGFLWVELTGLDAKSIARQLQQAGLQIPGFRRDPRILERVLQRYIPYVTFWGSFTLALVAVLADFFGALGTGTGILLTVGILYRFYEEIAREQATEMFPALRRFFAK; encoded by the coding sequence ATGGGAAAGGTAAGGGACATTGTATACGCCATAGAGCGCTACTTCCCCGAGGTTGAGAGGCCGAAGAGGCACGTTCCCCTCAAGGAGAAGTTCATGTGGACCGGAATAGTTCTACTGCTCTACTTCATACTCGCTGAAATCCCGTTGTATGGAATCCCACCCAAGGTTCAGGATTACTTTGCAACGCTCCGTTTCGTGCTTGCGGGTAGGAGTGGCTCCCTGTTAACTCTGGGTATCGGTCCCATCGTTACCGCGAGTATAATCATGCAGCTTCTCGTTGGTTCCGAGATAGTTAAGCTCGACCTTTCAAATCCCGAGGATAGGAGGTTTTACCAGGCCGCTCAGAAGCTGTTTTCGGTATTCATGAGCTTCTTCGAGGCGGCTATCTACGTCTTCGCGGGAGCGTTTGGTAAGGTCAGCACTGGGATAGGTGCATTCCAGACCGTCACGAGTCCGGATGGGTTCGTCTACATTGGCTTGGGCCTTGCGCTCCTGATAGTCCTCCAGCTGGGATTCGCGTCAACTATGCTTATACTCCTTGATGAACTCGTCAGCAAGTGGGGAATAGGCAGTGGTATCAGTCTCTTCATTGCCGCGGGAGTTTCGCAGACGGTCATTTACAAGGCCCTCGCGCCAATACCGAGCAAGGAGTACATCGACCCGCTCACTGGCCAGCCGGCAATCGTCGGTGCTATCCCTGCGTTCATACAGCACCTCCTTAAGGGGGACATTACCGGTGCCCTCTACCGTGGTGGTACCCTGCCGGACATGGTCAAGCTCATGGGAACAATAGTGGTATTCCTCATCGTCGTCTACCTTGAGAGCATGCGCGTCGAGATTCCGCTCAGCTACGGTCGTGTAACCGTTCGCGGAAGGTACCCGATAAGGTTCATGTACGTCAGCAACATCCCGATAATCCTCACCATGGCGCTCTACGCCAACATACAGCTCTGGGCCAGGCTCCTCAATAACTACGGCATAACCTGGCTTGGAACCTTTGGGGAGAACGGATACCCGACCAGCGGTTTCGTCACGTACCTCTACCCACCAAGGGACATCTTCCACGTCATAGCCGACCCCTGGAGGGCCTTCGTCTACGCGATAATGACGATATTCTGGTCGCTGATATTCGGTTTCCTCTGGGTTGAGCTGACTGGACTCGACGCGAAGAGCATAGCAAGACAGCTCCAGCAGGCAGGACTTCAGATTCCGGGCTTCAGGCGCGACCCGAGAATCCTTGAGAGGGTCCTCCAGCGCTACATACCGTACGTTACATTCTGGGGTTCATTCACGCTGGCGTTGGTGGCAGTGCTCGCGGACTTCTTCGGAGCGCTGGGTACGGGAACAGGAATACTGCTGACGGTCGGTATACTCTACAGGTTCTACGAGGAGATAGCGAGGGAGCAGGCAACGGAGATGTTCCCTGCCCTCAGAAGGTTCTTCGCCAAGTGA
- a CDS encoding EMC3/TMCO1 family protein produces MIEGIYQFLDKVFGPFMMNYHPLWVITFMGFIIGGFYTLLYYFFTDIEKQKKLQKLAKEVQKEMREAQKSGDEKKLRKAQQKQLELMKMQGELMKQQMVPMFLTMPIFWIFFSWLRRWYTEVAIAKAPFNFFLFDWFHKMYHSALSGSELGYFGWYILSSYVIGMVLRKLLDMG; encoded by the coding sequence ATGATTGAGGGGATTTATCAGTTCCTTGACAAGGTCTTTGGGCCGTTTATGATGAACTACCACCCGCTATGGGTCATAACGTTCATGGGCTTCATAATCGGCGGGTTTTACACGTTGCTCTACTACTTCTTCACGGACATTGAGAAGCAGAAGAAACTCCAGAAGCTCGCCAAGGAAGTTCAGAAGGAAATGAGGGAGGCGCAGAAGAGCGGTGATGAAAAGAAGCTCAGAAAGGCCCAGCAGAAGCAGTTAGAGCTTATGAAGATGCAGGGCGAACTTATGAAGCAACAGATGGTTCCAATGTTCCTAACGATGCCAATATTCTGGATATTCTTCAGCTGGCTCAGGAGATGGTACACCGAGGTCGCGATAGCCAAGGCTCCCTTTAACTTCTTCCTCTTCGACTGGTTCCACAAGATGTACCACTCCGCTCTGTCGGGAAGTGAACTTGGCTACTTCGGCTGGTACATCCTTTCGAGCTACGTCATTGGTATGGTGCTCAGAAAGCTCCTCGACATGGGATAA
- the rpsE gene encoding 30S ribosomal protein S5: MSDPREIAQRVLEEWEPRTKLGMLVKEGQITDIHEIFRKGYQIKEPEIVDVLLPETNLRENQEVLDIALTVRMTDSGRRIRFRVLAAVGNRDGYVGLGIGHGREVGIAIRKAISYAKMNIIEIKRGCGSWECRCRRPHSIPFAVEGKEGSVRVKLMPGPRGLGLVIGDVGKKILSLAGVQDVWSQTLGETRTTVNFAKAVFNALYNTNRVAIQPGMEEKYGIVVGRAMPQSFTLE, from the coding sequence ATGAGCGACCCGAGAGAGATTGCCCAGAGGGTTCTTGAGGAGTGGGAGCCGAGGACCAAGCTCGGCATGCTCGTCAAGGAGGGTCAGATAACTGACATTCACGAGATATTCAGGAAGGGTTACCAGATAAAGGAGCCCGAGATAGTCGACGTCCTCCTTCCCGAGACCAACCTCAGGGAGAATCAGGAAGTGCTCGACATCGCTCTCACCGTCAGAATGACCGACAGCGGTAGGAGGATTCGCTTCAGGGTTCTCGCAGCTGTTGGCAACAGGGACGGCTACGTCGGCCTCGGAATCGGCCACGGAAGGGAAGTCGGTATAGCCATCAGGAAGGCCATCAGCTACGCCAAGATGAACATCATCGAAATCAAGCGCGGTTGCGGTTCATGGGAGTGCAGGTGCAGGAGGCCACACTCGATTCCGTTCGCCGTCGAGGGCAAAGAGGGAAGCGTCCGCGTCAAGCTCATGCCCGGACCGCGTGGCCTTGGACTGGTCATCGGTGACGTCGGCAAGAAGATACTGAGCCTGGCTGGCGTTCAGGACGTCTGGTCTCAGACCCTCGGTGAGACGAGGACCACCGTCAACTTCGCCAAGGCAGTTTTCAACGCCCTCTACAACACCAACCGCGTTGCCATACAGCCCGGTATGGAGGAGAAGTACGGTATCGTCGTTGGCAGGGCGATGCCTCAGAGCTTCACCCTTGAGTGA
- a CDS encoding 50S ribosomal protein L19e has product MLMLKMQRRIAADILKCGENRVWIDPERIDDVAAAITREDIKRLIHDGVIKKKPIKGQSRARARAFHEARKKGRHRGPGSRKGKKTARMGKKERWMMTIRALRKELRKLKAEGKIDAHTYRRLYIRAKGGQFKNKRQLYLFMQEHGILKE; this is encoded by the coding sequence ATGCTCATGCTTAAGATGCAGAGAAGGATTGCCGCTGACATTTTGAAGTGCGGTGAGAACAGGGTTTGGATTGACCCCGAGAGGATTGACGACGTTGCCGCGGCAATAACAAGGGAGGACATAAAGAGGCTCATCCACGACGGCGTCATCAAGAAGAAGCCCATCAAGGGCCAGAGCAGGGCCAGGGCGAGGGCCTTCCACGAGGCGAGGAAGAAGGGACGCCACAGGGGCCCCGGAAGCAGGAAGGGTAAGAAGACCGCCAGGATGGGCAAGAAGGAGCGCTGGATGATGACCATAAGGGCCCTCAGGAAGGAACTCAGGAAGCTCAAGGCCGAGGGCAAGATTGACGCCCACACCTACAGGAGGCTCTACATCAGGGCCAAGGGTGGCCAGTTCAAGAACAAGAGGCAGCTCTACCTGTTCATGCAGGAGCACGGCATCTTGAAGGAGTGA
- a CDS encoding adenylate kinase — MPFVVMITGIPGVGKSTITRLALKRTRARFRLVNFGDLMFEEAVKAGLVEHRDEMRKLDPKTQRELQLKAAQKIVEIAREEPVLLDTHATIRTPVGYLLGFPREVIEVINPNFIVIIEATPSEILGRRLRDLKRDRDVETEEQIERHQDLNRAAAVSYAMHSNALIKIIENHEDKGLEEAVNELVQVLDLAVSEYD; from the coding sequence ATGCCGTTTGTGGTCATGATTACAGGCATTCCAGGAGTTGGCAAAAGTACCATTACGAGACTTGCCCTCAAGAGAACCCGTGCGAGGTTCAGGCTCGTAAACTTCGGCGACCTAATGTTTGAAGAGGCCGTTAAGGCCGGTCTCGTTGAGCACAGGGATGAGATGAGAAAGCTCGACCCGAAAACGCAGAGGGAGCTCCAGCTCAAAGCCGCCCAGAAGATAGTCGAGATAGCCCGGGAGGAACCGGTACTGCTCGACACCCACGCGACCATAAGGACTCCCGTTGGCTACTTACTTGGTTTTCCCAGGGAGGTTATAGAGGTCATAAACCCCAACTTCATAGTGATAATCGAGGCGACGCCGAGCGAGATACTCGGAAGGCGTCTCCGCGACCTCAAGAGGGACAGGGACGTTGAGACCGAGGAGCAGATTGAGAGGCACCAGGACCTCAACAGGGCCGCGGCGGTGAGCTACGCCATGCACTCAAACGCACTCATAAAGATAATCGAGAACCACGAGGATAAGGGTCTTGAAGAGGCGGTTAACGAACTCGTCCAAGTGCTGGACCTGGCGGTGAGTGAGTATGATTGA
- a CDS encoding 50S ribosomal protein L6, whose product MPIDAWIREEVEIPEGVEVTIEGNTVKVKGPKGELQRELKYPGVKIFTEDGKVVVYKEFPRKKDIAIARTFKAHIANMIKGVTEGFTYKLKVVYSHFPVTVKVQGDEVVIENFLGEKNPRRAKILPGVTVKVRGQEITVEGIDKEAVGQTAANIEQATRITKWDRRVFQDGIYIVEKAGKPIKF is encoded by the coding sequence ATGCCGATAGACGCGTGGATAAGGGAAGAGGTTGAGATTCCAGAGGGAGTCGAGGTCACCATCGAAGGCAACACCGTCAAGGTCAAGGGCCCCAAGGGAGAACTCCAGAGGGAGCTCAAGTACCCGGGCGTTAAGATATTCACCGAGGACGGCAAGGTCGTTGTTTACAAGGAGTTCCCGAGGAAGAAGGACATCGCCATCGCGAGAACCTTCAAGGCCCACATAGCCAACATGATTAAGGGCGTCACCGAGGGCTTCACCTATAAGCTCAAAGTGGTCTACAGCCACTTCCCGGTCACCGTCAAGGTCCAGGGCGACGAGGTCGTCATCGAGAACTTCCTCGGTGAGAAGAACCCGAGGAGGGCCAAAATCCTTCCGGGCGTTACGGTGAAGGTTCGCGGTCAGGAGATAACCGTTGAGGGCATAGACAAGGAAGCCGTTGGCCAGACCGCGGCCAACATCGAGCAGGCCACGAGGATAACGAAGTGGGACAGGCGTGTCTTCCAGGATGGTATTTACATAGTTGAGAAGGCTGGCAAGCCGATAAAGTTCTGA
- the rplX gene encoding 50S ribosomal protein L24 → MKLDMKQPRKQRKFLYNAPLHLRNKIMSATLSEDLREKYGVRNLPIRVGDKVKVMRGDFKGKEGKVVEVDLKRYRIHVEGVIQKRTDGTEVYYPLHPSNVMIVDLNLDDERREKIIKRRAE, encoded by the coding sequence ATGAAGCTTGATATGAAACAGCCGAGAAAGCAGAGGAAGTTCCTCTACAACGCTCCCCTTCACCTTAGGAACAAGATAATGAGCGCGACCCTCAGCGAGGACCTCAGGGAGAAGTACGGCGTCAGAAACCTCCCGATTAGGGTCGGCGACAAGGTCAAGGTCATGCGCGGAGACTTCAAGGGTAAGGAGGGAAAGGTCGTCGAGGTCGACCTCAAGAGGTACAGGATTCACGTTGAGGGCGTCATCCAGAAGAGAACCGACGGAACCGAGGTTTACTACCCGCTCCACCCCTCGAACGTGATGATTGTTGACCTCAACCTTGACGATGAGAGGAGAGAGAAGATAATTAAGAGGAGGGCTGAGTGA
- a CDS encoding 50S ribosomal protein L5: MQINREAILADWEAHPMRKPRIAKLTINIGVGESGERLTKAEKMLQGLVGQKPIRRRAKQTNKDFGIRRGEPIAVKVTLRGKKAYEMLDRLLEAVDRKLSVGNFDEHGNFCFGIQEHINIPGVEYDPEIGIFGMDVCVTLERPGFRVAKRKRQRRKIPAKHKLTKEEGIVFAIEEFKVNVEGL; this comes from the coding sequence ATGCAGATTAACAGGGAGGCTATCCTTGCAGACTGGGAAGCTCACCCGATGAGGAAGCCGAGGATTGCGAAGCTCACCATAAACATCGGTGTTGGCGAGAGCGGTGAGAGGCTTACCAAGGCCGAGAAGATGCTCCAGGGCCTCGTCGGCCAGAAGCCGATAAGGAGGCGCGCGAAGCAGACCAACAAGGACTTCGGAATAAGGCGCGGTGAGCCGATAGCGGTTAAGGTCACCCTCCGTGGAAAGAAGGCCTACGAGATGCTCGACAGGCTCCTTGAGGCCGTTGACAGGAAGCTCAGCGTCGGCAACTTCGACGAGCACGGGAACTTCTGCTTTGGAATCCAGGAGCACATCAACATACCGGGCGTCGAGTACGACCCCGAGATAGGTATCTTCGGTATGGACGTCTGCGTCACCCTTGAGAGGCCCGGCTTTAGGGTCGCCAAGAGGAAGAGGCAGAGGAGGAAGATACCGGCCAAGCACAAGCTGACGAAGGAAGAGGGTATAGTCTTCGCTATTGAGGAGTTCAAGGTCAACGTGGAGGGATTGTGA
- a CDS encoding 30S ribosomal protein S8, whose translation MTLLDPLANALSHMTNSERVGKKEVYIKPASKLIGEVLRVMQENGYIGEFEFIDDGRAGIYRVQLIGKINKAGAIKPRFPVKARDYEYWEKRFLPAFEFGILIVSTSQGVMTHKEAREKGIGGRLIAYVY comes from the coding sequence ATGACTCTGCTTGACCCGCTTGCGAACGCTCTCTCCCACATGACCAACAGCGAGAGGGTTGGAAAGAAGGAGGTTTACATAAAGCCCGCCTCGAAGCTCATCGGTGAGGTTCTCAGGGTTATGCAGGAGAACGGCTACATCGGCGAGTTCGAGTTCATAGACGATGGAAGGGCAGGCATCTACCGCGTTCAGCTCATCGGCAAGATAAACAAGGCCGGTGCGATTAAGCCGAGGTTCCCCGTCAAGGCCAGGGACTACGAGTACTGGGAGAAGAGGTTCCTTCCAGCGTTCGAGTTCGGAATCCTCATAGTGTCCACCTCCCAGGGCGTTATGACCCACAAGGAGGCCCGTGAGAAGGGCATCGGTGGAAGGCTGATAGCCTACGTCTACTGA
- a CDS encoding 50S ribosomal protein L18 translates to MARGPRYRVPFRRRREGKTNYHKRLKLLKSKKPRLVVRKTLNHHIAQIIVYDPKGDRTIVSAHTRELIRDFGWKGHTGNTPSAYLLGLLIGYKAKKAGVEEAILDIGLHPPTRGSSIFAVLKGAVDAGLNVPHSEEIFPEDYRIRGEHVAEYAKALKEEDEALYRKQFGGYLVKGLEPEKLPEHFEEVKAKIIEKFEGARE, encoded by the coding sequence ATGGCGAGAGGACCAAGGTATAGGGTTCCCTTCAGGAGGAGGAGAGAGGGTAAGACCAACTACCACAAGAGGCTCAAGCTCCTCAAGAGCAAGAAGCCGAGGCTCGTCGTGAGGAAGACCCTCAACCACCACATAGCGCAGATTATAGTCTACGACCCGAAGGGCGACAGGACGATAGTTTCCGCCCACACGAGGGAGCTTATCAGGGACTTCGGCTGGAAGGGCCACACCGGAAACACCCCGAGCGCCTACCTCCTCGGACTGCTCATCGGTTACAAGGCAAAGAAGGCCGGCGTTGAGGAGGCCATACTCGACATAGGCCTTCACCCGCCGACGAGGGGCAGTTCAATCTTCGCCGTCCTCAAGGGAGCCGTTGACGCTGGCTTGAACGTTCCGCACAGCGAGGAGATATTCCCCGAGGACTACAGGATAAGGGGCGAGCACGTGGCGGAATACGCCAAGGCCCTCAAGGAGGAGGACGAGGCCCTTTACAGGAAGCAGTTTGGTGGCTACCTCGTCAAGGGCCTTGAGCCCGAGAAGCTCCCCGAGCACTTTGAAGAGGTTAAGGCCAAGATAATCGAGAAGTTTGAGGGGGCGAGAGAATGA
- a CDS encoding 30S ribosomal protein S14 encodes MAKADYNKRKPRKFGKGARRCMRCGQYGPIIRIHGLMLCRHCFREVAPKLGFKKYE; translated from the coding sequence ATGGCGAAGGCTGATTACAACAAGAGGAAGCCGAGAAAGTTTGGTAAGGGAGCGAGAAGGTGCATGCGTTGCGGCCAGTACGGCCCGATAATCAGGATACACGGCCTTATGCTCTGCAGGCACTGCTTCCGCGAGGTCGCTCCAAAGCTCGGCTTCAAGAAGTATGAGTGA
- a CDS encoding 50S ribosomal protein L32e, whose amino-acid sequence MDEKARLLRVRARLKRKKPKFLRQEWWRYPKFKNNPKWRRPKGIDSKMRLKKKGKPRSPSIGWSSPKAVRGLHPSGYEEVLVHNVKELEAIDPTRQAARIAGTVGARKRELIIARAKELGIKVLNAR is encoded by the coding sequence ATGGACGAGAAGGCGAGACTCCTTAGGGTGAGGGCCAGGCTCAAGAGGAAGAAGCCCAAGTTCCTCCGTCAGGAGTGGTGGAGGTACCCGAAGTTCAAGAACAACCCCAAGTGGCGCAGGCCCAAGGGAATCGACAGCAAGATGAGGCTCAAGAAGAAGGGCAAGCCCCGCTCACCGAGCATAGGCTGGAGCTCACCGAAGGCCGTTCGCGGGCTTCACCCGAGCGGTTACGAGGAAGTCCTCGTTCACAACGTCAAGGAACTCGAGGCAATAGACCCGACCAGGCAGGCCGCGAGGATAGCTGGAACCGTCGGCGCGAGGAAGAGGGAGCTTATAATCGCGAGGGCCAAGGAGCTCGGAATTAAGGTCCTCAACGCGAGGTGA